Genomic window (Achromobacter sp. B7):
TGAGCGTGCCCTTGGCGGACGACGACACGGTTGCCCCGCGTATCAGCGTGACGGATTACGAGCGCCGCATCGTCTATGCGCGCGTGGGCAAGGTGCTGCGCATTGCCGCCATGGTCGATATCGGCAGCGCCAACGCCGATATCGATCCGGCGCGCGTGGAACTGCTCAAGCGCCAGGTGCGCGAGGCGTTTCCCGCGCTGGACCTGACGCAAGCTATCCCCTGGGCCGGCTTGCGCCCGGCCACGCCTACCGGCAAACCGTTGATCGGGCAGAGTCCGGCGGCCGACAACCTGTGGCTGAACATTGGCCAGGGCGCGCTGGGCTTCACGCTGGCCTGCGGCAGCGCCGCGTTGCTGACGGCGCAGATGGCCGGGCTGGAACTGCCCTTGGACCCGGCGCCGTTTCGGCCTTGAGCCCGCGTCCCCCAGGCGCCATTCCCCGCGTTCACGGGCGTTCAATACAAGCGCGTTCGGCCACGCCATAGTGCGGCTCTCTAGCGGGAGCACTCATGAGCATTTTCCAAAGAACCACCATCGCGCTGGCGCGCAGCCCCGTCATGGGGCGCGCAATGCGGGCGGTGGCGGCGCGCTCGTCGCTGGCGCAGCGCTTTGTCGGCGGCACGGATGTGCACGCCGCCGTTCGCACCGCGTTGCGGCTGTGGCAGGCCCATGGCATCCGGTCATCGTTGTTCTACCTGGGCGAATACGTGGCCGACCCCGCCGCCATCGAACACAACGTGTCGCAAGCCCTGGACGCCTGTCGCGCGCTGGGCGCGGCCGGGCTGGACGTGCACGTATCCGTGGACCCCACCGCCATCGGCTACATGGCCAGCGACGCGCTGGGCGCCGCCAACGCGCGCCGTATCGCCGACGCCATCGCAAGCCCCCGCGCCGCCATCGCCCGCCGCAACTGCATGATGTTGGATATGGAAGATTCCACCATCCGCGATCGCACCTGCGCGCTACATCGTGCCTTGCTGGAAGACGGCTTGCCCGTCGGCTTGACCTTGCAGGCGCGGCGGCGGCGCACGCCCGAAGACCTGGCCTGGGCCGTGCGCCGGCCCACGTCGTTGCGGCTGGTGAAAGGCGCGTTTCCCGAGCGCGCGCTGGACCATGCGGGCCGCGCCCGGATCGACCTGGCCTATCTGGACGCGGCCGCCATCATGCTGTCGCACGACGCGCGCAAAGCGGGGTTTTATCCGGTGTTCGGCACGCATGACGACAGGCTGGCCGGCGCCATCATGACGTTGGCGCGCGAGCGGGGATGGTCGCCCGACGCGTTCGAATTTGAAATGCTTTATGGTGTGCGCCCCGACTGGCAAATGGCGCTGCGCGGCCTGGGCTATAACGTCCGGGTCTACCTGCCATTCGGTGCCGACTGGTGGCCTTACGCCATCCGCCGCGTCGGCGAAAATCCGTCCAATGCGTGGCTGTTGGCGCGCTCGCTGACCGCGGATGGACGGTACTTCGGCTAGCGTAGCGGAGGAATGCGATAAGACGGCGGGGCGACAGGCCGGCGGGCTATGGGCCACGCCACGCCGTTGCCGTCCGGCCTGGCGGCAGTCGCGCAAGGACTTCTGGCCCTCTATTTCTGGCTATCTATTTCTGGCTATCCACTTCTCGCTATCCGTTTCTGCCTATCCACTTCTGGCTCTTTGATGGCTGCATCTGAACATATCTGGCATTGCGGCGCGGGCCTACCCGGCGACGTCTTGATCGCGGACCTGCGGGCGTATCGCTACGCGCCGCACTTTCATGATGCCTGGTCGATCGGCGCCATCGAACGCGGCCGGTGCTCTTTTACCGTACAGGGCCACACCCACGTCGCCGCCACCGGCGACCTGGTGGTGATCGCACCCGGCCAGGTGCACACGGGCGGCACGTCGGACGCGCCGCTGGCCTATCGCATGGCGTACATCGACCCGGCCTGGTTCGATGACCACGCGCGCGCCATGCTGGGAGGCGCCGCGCGCATATCGGGCCCCGTGATCCGCGCGCCCGCGTTGTGCGCACAATGGCTACACGCGCTGGCGCCCGGCGCCATGGACGACGGCGAACGCCGCGAACGAATCTCGGCCGCGCTGCTAGGCCTGCTTGGCGCGCACGGCGACGCGACCGCGCCTGCGGACAGCGACGCGTCCGACGTCTGCGCGTTGCTGCGCGAACGCATGGCGACCGATCCCGCCTGCGCGCCGGACCTTGACGCGCTGGCCCGCGCGCAGGACCGTCACCGCACCACGCTGGTCAAGCAGTTTGCCCGCCGCTACGGGCTTCCACCACAAGCGTGGCTGCGCAATTGGCGCGTGGCGCGCGCACGGGTGTTGTTGCGTGGCGGCGTGCCGCTGGCGCAAGCGGCCCAGGCCGTGGGTTTCGCCGACCAGGCGCACCTGACGCGCGTGTTCAAGCAGGTCTACGGCAGTACGCCCGGCGTGCTGCTGCGCGCGGGTTCCCAGACGTTGTGAGGGCGGGGCGTTTCGATGCGGTAATCGGAATATTTCCGGGTAAAGAACGACGCGCCCAGCTGCTCGGCCGCCAATAAGGGCTGGCGCGGATCGGCCGCGATTTCTCCGCGCAGGTTGCCCGCGCCGTGCACATAGCCCACGAATTCGGAATGCGAATAGCGCGCGTATTCCTGCACCTGATGCACGATGCCCAGCGCCGCCCCGGGGTAGGTTTCCTCGGACGCCACCGCCAGGCCCAGGCGCTTGCCCGTCATGCGTGCCTTGACGCGTTCCGGCTCGGGGCCGCTGCCGGCATAGTGGCTGAACGAACGGTCAAAGAAAGCCTTGGTCTGCGCCGACATGCCGTACCAATAAATGGGCGTGCAGATCAGCACGCCATCGGCAGGCAGGAAGTGTTCAAGAAACAGTTCCGAATAGCGGTCATTGGGCGCGGGTTGGTGGCGCAGGTCGGACAGGAATCCGTGGAGGTAATCGTCCAGGAAAAGCAGGCTGGTGGATATGCCGGCGGCGTTTGCGCCACGTTGCGCGGCGGCGCCTAATGCTGCGCTGTTGCCGTCGCGGCGGGGGCTGCCGACCAGGACCAGCAGGCGTTGGGATGGATGATTTTGATTCATGATGGCTCCGAATGAGTTCGTGCCTTCAATATAGAAATCCGGCTTGTCGACGACAAATGATGAATCCTTGATTAAGATGAATTCATTTCATCCATAAGGCTGTCCAGTCCCCATGTTTTCGACCTTGCCGGTGACCGCCCTGCGCGCGTTCGAGGCCGCCGCGCGGCTGCGCAGTTTCAAGCTGGCCGCCGCTGAATTGGCGGTGACGCCCACGGCGGTGTCGCACCAGATCAAGTCGCTGGAACGGCAGGTGGGATTTGCGCTGTTCGACCGCGCGCCACGCAGCGTAAAACTGACGGACAAAGGCGCGCGCCTTTTCATCAGCGTGCACGGCGCGCTGCTGGACATTGCGCAAACGCTGGACGGCTTGCGCCCCGAACCGGCCTCCGGCGCCTTGACGCTATCGACCACGCATTCCTTCGCGGCCCTGTGGCTGGTGCCGCGACTGGGGCGCTTTCATCAGGCCTTTCCGCAATACCAGCTGAACCTGCAAACCGGCGCCGACCCCGTGGATCTGCTGCAAGACGCCAGCGTGGACGTGGCGGTGCGCTATAGCCGACGCGCCTATCCCGCCCTGCACACCGCCGCGACGCTGCCCGAGTGGTTTGGCGTCTACGGCGCGCCCGGGCTCATCGCGCAGATGGCGAAGACGCGCGCGGCCAAAGCGGCGCCTGCCTTGGTGACGGTGCGCTGGCGCGATTCGGATCTGTACGAACAAGGCTGGCTGGCGTGGTGCCAGGCGGCGCGCATGCCCGCTTGGCGCCAACCCGCGGCCGTGCACGCCTACGCAGAAGAACACTACGCGCTGCAAGCCGCCATCGCGGGGCAGGGGCTGGTGCTGGCCAGTTCGGTCATGGTGTCCGACAGCGTGCGCGCCGGCACCCTGGCCGCGTACCGGCCGCAGGTGCGCGTGCCCGGCGCAGCCTACACGGCCCTGTGCGCGCCCGGGCGCGAACGCCATCCCCCAGTCAGGGCCTTTTTGGCGTGGCTGACGCGGGAATTCCAGGCGTAGCGGTCGCCTGCCGCGATGCGCGTTGCAGCCTCGTCGACACGCAACTAGCAGGCAATGTCGCCGGCGGCGATGCACGTGGCAATGTCACCGGCGGCGATGCAAACGGTACTGGCGCTTGCGGCAACGCCCGCGGCAATGTCGCCTGCCGTGACCTGCGCGTGGTCAGCTCGCCCGCCATGACGCGCGCGGCAACAGCGGCAGGGCGGCCAGCATCGCCACGCCCGCCAGCACCCAGGCGGCGGGCCACGAGCTGGCCGCCACCACGTGCGGCAGCGCAACGGGCGTCAGGAACAGGCCCAGGTAGACGCAGCTGTTCGCCATGCCCAACGCCGTGCCGGCCCGGTTCACGCCGGCCAGCGTCGCCAGTTCGGTATATGCCACGCCGTGCCAGGCCGACGCGCACACGCCCGCCGCCGTCAGCAGGGCTGCCGTGGCAAGCACCGCGCCCGGCGTGGTGGGGCCGCCACTGACCAGCCAAGCGACCGCGCCCAACGCCGCGAACATCAGCGCGCTCAGTTGCGCGCAGCGGCGCAAAAAGGCGCGTCGGTTGCCGTGCCGATCAGTCCACCGGCCGCTGGCGATGCGCGCCACCATCGCGCCCAACTGCACCGCCACCATCACGGCAGTCAGCGTTCCGATGCCCGCCTGGCTGAAGTCGTGCAGGAACACCGTGGCGAAGGTCAGCACCGCGAACTGCGGGCAGCACATCAGGCCGATCGCCGCCGCCGCGCGCCAGACGCGCGCATCGCGCAACGGGCCGCTCGGACCGCGCAATTCGCCCGGACCGGGCAGTTCGCCCGGACCGCGCAATCCGCCCGGACCGCGCAATCCGCCCGGATCGCGCAGCCAGCACACCGCCAGCACCGCCGCCGCTGCGCACATCGCGGCCAGTGCGCCGAAGACGGCGGCAAACCCGGACCGTGCCGCCAGCCAAGGCAGCAGCAGGGCGCCCAGGCCTGCGCCCAGCGGCACGGCGGTCTGGCGGATGCTCATGGCAAGCCCGCGTTCGCTATCGCCGAACCAGGCCATCACGGCCCGGCCGCTGGCGCCGTTGACGCTGCCGCCCAATACGCCCACCAGCACCAGACCCGCCGCCAAGAGCCACAAGCTGGGCACCACACCGGCCGTGGGCGAGGCGAACACGCTTAGCCAGGCCAGCGCGGCTGCCGTGGCGCTCAGGCCCGTCAGCAGGACGGGGCGGTCGCCCCAGCGGTCGGTCAGCAGGCCCCAGGGCAATTCAAACAAGGCCACGCCCAGGCCCATCAAGCCCAGCGCCAGCCCAAGCTGATCGTTGTCCAGCCGATAACCGGCACGCATGAACACCGCCGTGGTCGGCAGGCCGGCGGCGGCGGCCGAAAAGGCCGCGTTGGCGGCCACGCCGACCGCCAGCACTTTCCAGCGGTGCGCGGCGGGCGCGGCCGGGGCGGACAGCAAAATCGCAGGGGCGGGGATGTCGGACATGCGAAACTCCAGAGCTTTTAAAAAAGGACCCGGCCAGTTTGCGCGTCTGCTATGGTTCTGAAAATCAGGAAATATTGATTCAATAGTTTTGGAAAACTGGACTATTAAGACCAGCCAAGGCGACCCATGCGACCCGTAACCTTTGACCTGGACATCCTGCGCAGCTTCGTTGCGGGCGTCGATTTGGGTAGCTTCGGCCGGGCGGCCGACCGCCTGGGCCGATCCACGTCGGCGATCAGCGCGCAAATGAAAAAGCTGGAAGAGCAGGCCGGTGTGCCGCTGCTGCGCAAGGCCGGCCGCGGCCTGGTGCTCACCGACGCGGGCCAGACCATGCTGGCCTACGGCCGCCGCCTGTTGGAGCTGAACGACCAGGCAGCCCGCGCCGTGCAAGGCGCCGAGCTGTCCGGCCGCGTGCGCCTGGGCATGCAGGAAGACTTCGGCGAAATGCTGTTGCCCCGCGTGCTGGGCCAATTCGCCCGCGCGCATCCCCATGTGCGGATCGAAGCACGGGTGGCGCGCAACGGCGAACTGCTGGAACGCATGGCGCTGGGGCAGTTGGACCTGGCGCTGGCCTGGGACTTTGATGCGCGCCTGCCGCATGCCGAACGCCTGCTGGACCTGCCCATGCGCTGGATCGGCCCCAGCCAGCTTGCCGATCCGCCGCGCGGCGACGGCGATGGCGAACTGCCGCTGGTGGCCTTCGAGGCGCCTTGCCTGTTTCGCACCTGTGCCACCAACGCGTTGGACCGCGCCGGTGTGAACTGGCGCGCGGCATTCACCAGCCCCAGCCTGGCCGGCTTGTGGGCGGCCGTGTCGGCGGGGCTGGGCCTGGCCGTGCGCACGCCGTTGGGCCTGCCCGCCGGCGTGCGCGCGCTGGCGGCGGGCGAGCAGGGCCTGCCCCCTTTGCCGTCGATCCCGCTGTCGCTGTATCGTGCCCAGGCGCAGCCGGACCCGGTGGCCGCCGCGCTGGCCGATATCGTGCGGCAGTGTGTCCGGGACAGCAGCGCCGCCTGGGCGACGCCATCCGCCCTGCCCACCACCTTGCCCGCCACGGTCCCAGCATGAATCGATTCCAAGAAATGTCGGTGTTCCTGGCCGTGGCTGAAGCCCAGAGCTATGCCGCCGCCGCACGCCGCCTGGAAATGTCCGCGCCGTCGGTCACGCGCAGCGTTGCCGCGCTGGAACGGCGGCTGGGCGCCTTGCTGCTGGTACGCACCACGCGCAGCCTGCGCCTGACCGAGGCGGGCCAGCGCTACGCGGCCGACTGCCGCCGCATTCTTGAAGACGTCGAACAAGCCGACGATGCCGCCGCCGGTGCGATGGCCGTACCACGTGGCGCGCTGCACGTCACCGCGCCCGCGTTCTTTGGCGAACTGCACGTCATGCCGGTGGTGCTGGGCTATCTGCGCGCGCATCGGGCCGTGTCGGTGCGCACCTTGCTGGTGGACCGGGTGGTCAACCTGCTGGACGAAGGCGTGGATGTTGCCGTGCGCATCGGCGCGTTGCCCGATTCCACGTTGACGGCGGTGCCGGTCGGCCACGTGCGCCGCGTGGTGTGCGCCACGCCTGAATTCCTGCGCCAACACGGCGAACCCCAGGACCCCGATGCGCTGCACCGCTTCTGCACCATCACGGCCGCGATGGAAGGGCGGGGCGCGCAATGGCGCTTCCAGCAAGCCGGCGAGCCGCGCCGGCTGAACGTGGAATCGCAGCTGGCCGTCACGTCGTTTCAGGCCGCCGTATTGGCCGCGTGCGAAGGGTGGGGCTTGACGCAGGTGGTGTCGTACCAGGTGGCGCGGCACCTCAAAAGCGGTGCCTTGCAGGTGGTGCTGCGCGACTTCGAATTGCCGCCCATGCCGGTGCATGTGGTGTACCCAGAGGGCCGCCGCAGTTCCGCCAAAGTGCGCAGCTTTGTCGAATTCTGCGTGCAAGCCCTGCGGCGCGATCTGGCCGAATTACCGCTCTGACGGGCTGGAGCTGGGCAGCGCTGCCGGGGGATGAGGAGCCTTCGGCCGGTGCCTTCCCGTGCCTTCACCGTGCCTTTGACCGGGAGCCTTCGGCCGTGCCCGCCACCGCTGCCTTCCATCCGTCCTTTCAAATCCGACAATAGTGTCTTGTCGCGGCTGGCCGTTCACGCGGGGCGCGCATCGGACCAAGATGGAGCCATGTTCATCCACCTTGGAAATTCCCATGTCCGCTGCCCCGTTGACCTTCTATAGCTTTCCCCTGTCCGGCCACGCGCATCGCGTCGCGCTGATGCTGTCGCTGCTGAACGTTCCGCACCAGCGCGTCGACGTGGACCTGCGCGGCGGCGAGCACAAGCGCCCGGAATTCCTGGCGCTGAACGCGTTCGGCCAGGTGCCGGTCATCGACGACAACGGCACGGTGGTGGCGGATTCCAATGCCATCCTGGTCTATCTGGCCACCCGCTACGACGGCCAGGCCTGGCTGCCCGCCGATCCGGCCGGCGCGGCGGCGGTGCAGCGCTGGTTGTCGGTGGCGGCCGGGCCCCTGGCCAGCGGCCCGGCAACGGCCCGATTGATCACGGTATTTGGCGCGCCCTACGACGTGGAAACGACCTTGGCGCGCGCGCATGCCTTGCTGGGCGTCATGAACGCCGAGCTTGGCACCCGTGCCTTCCTGGCCGGTTCCCGCCCGACGATCGCGGACGTGGCCTGCTACGCCTACGTGTCGCACGCGCCCGAAGGCAATGTGTCGCTGGCCGACTACCCCCATGTGCGTGCGTGGCTCGACCGCATCGAAAGCCTGCCGGGCTTCGTGCCCATGGCCCGCACGCCCGCCGGCTTGCAGGCCGCCTGACACCGCCATCACCACCACGGCCCGGAGCGCACCATGATCCCCACTGATACCCCTCTTGACGACGGCTTGCCCTGGCATGCGGGCGAACGCCTGTTGCAAGCGCGCGCCGGCGTGGCCGAACGCATGGCGCAGATCGGCCCGAAGATCGTGCGCGACCACATGCCCGACCAGCACCGCGCTTTTTTCGCGCAGTTGCCATTCCTGGTGATTGGCACGGTGGACCCCCAGGGCGACCCGTGGGCCGGCGTGCTGGAGGGCCAGCCCGGCTTTGCCATGTCGCCCGACCCGCACACCTTGCGGGTAACCGTCATGCCGGATGCCGATGATCCGGTGCGCGCGGGCCTGGGCCCCGGGCAGGCGGTGGGGCTGCTGGGCATCGAGCTGCACACGCGCCGGCGAAATCGCATGAACGGTCGCATCGCGGCATGGGACGGCAAGCGCTTCGATGTAGCCGTGGCGCAGTCCTTTGGCAATTGCCCGCAGTACATCCAGGCGCGCGATTTTCATTTCTCGCGTTCGCCCGCCATGCGGTTTGCAGCCGCGTTGCCGGAAACCGATCAATTGGACGATGCCGCGCGCGCGTTGATCCAATCGGCCGACACCTTTTTCGTGGCCTCTTACGTGGACGATGATGCGCGGGGTGGCCGCGCGGTTGACGTGTCGCATCGCGGCGGCAAACCCGGTTTTGTGCGGGTGGACGGCAATGTGCTGACCATTCCCGATTTTTCCGGCAACCGCTTTTTCAATACCTTGGGCAACCTGATGGCGAACCCGCGCGCGGGGTTGGTCTTTGTGGATTTTGAACGGGGCGACCTGCTTCAGGTATCGGGCCGCGCCGAGGTGGTGCTGGACAGCCCCGAAATCCAAAGCTTTGCGGGCGCTGAACGGCTGTGGCGCGTGCACGTGCGCCGTGTGCTGCGGCGGCCCGGCGCCTTGGCGCTGCGCTGGCAATTCGGCGCGTATTCGCCAACCGCGCTGGGCACGGGGCAATGGCCGGGGCAGCCGGGCTAGCCGGGCGAGGGCGTGGTTTTCTGCACGACGGTGTCGTCCGGTTCCAGCAGGCGCCCGTCCTGGGCGCGGATTTCCAGGCGGCGCACGGCTTGGCCGCGCTTGCGGTCGATCAGCGTGGAGTGCGCTTCGGCAGGGCCGTAGTAATGGTCTTCGCCCCACTGCCGCAAGCCGACGATGACCGGAAACAGCGCGCGGCCTTTGTCCGTCAGCACGTATTCCTGATAAGCGCTGCCGTCCGAGGCAGGGGCCACGGCCAGGATGCCGTGGGCAACCAGTGTGCGCAGCCGGTCGCTAAGGATGTTCTTGGCCACGCCCAGGCTTTTCTGGAATTCGCCAAACCGGCGCACGCCGTCGAACGCGTCGCGCACGATCAACAGCGACCACCAGTCGCCGATGGCGTCTAACGAGCGCGCCACCGGGCAGGCGGCGCCTTCAAGGCTGGTGCGTTTGACCATGTCTGACCCTAGGATTGGGATGCAATGGTTGCATTATAAAACCTTCGGGTCTAGCATTCTGGTTTCGTAATAAAACTAGAAGGACGTACCATGCCCGATGCTCCACCGCCCGGCGCCAACACCTTGAGCGCTGCCTGCGCGCAACCCGCGGCGGCTGCCGCCCGCGGCACCCCGGCCGATGCGGGGCGCAATCCGGCCGCCAACGACGGCGCCGAGGCCAACGACGCCGCCGACGCGTCGCCACCCCTGCCCACATCGCTGGTGATGTTGCTGGCCGTAGCCTGTGCGCTAAGCGTGGCCAACGTGTATTACGCGCAGCCCTTGCTGGATGCCATCGGCCGGGAGTTCCTGCTGGACGAAGGCGCCGTGGGCGTCGTCGTCAGCGCAACGCAATTGGGCTGCGCGGTGGCGCTGCTGTTCGTGGTGCCGCTTGGCGACCTGCTGGACCGGCGCCGCCTGATGCTGGCGCAACTGGGCCTGCTGGTGCTGGCGCTGGGCGCGGTGGCCATGTCGGCCAATACGCCGTGGCTGCTGGCGGGCATGGTGGCGCTGGGCCTGTTGGGTACCGCGATGACGCAAGGCCTGCTGGCGCTGTCCGCCGCGCTGGCCGCGCCCGGCGAACGGGGCAGGGTGGTGGGCGCCGCGCAGGGCGGGGTGGTGATCGGCTTGTTGCTGGCGCGCACGGTGGCCGGCGTGGTGGCCGACGCCTGGGGTTGGCGCGCCGTGTACGTGGTGTCCGCCGCGATGGCGGCGTTGCTGGCGTGGGTGCTGCTGCGCCGCTTGCCTCGGCGCCGGCTGCCTACGGCAACGCTGTCCTACTGGGACTTGCTGCGGTCCATGGCGACGCTGCTGGCCACGGAACCCGTGCTGCGCGTGCGCGGCATGATCGCCTTGCTGATGTTCGCCGCCATCAGCGTGTTCTGGACGGCGCTGGTGCTGCCCTTGAGCGCGCCGCCCCATTCGTTGTCGCACGCGGCGGTGGGTGGCTTTGGCCTGGTGGGCGTATTGGGCGTGTTGATGGCCGCGCGGGCCGGCCGCTGGGCGGATCGCGGGCTGGGGCAGCGCACCACGGGCGCGGGCCTGGTGCTGCTGTGCCTGGCGTGGGCGCCCATTGCCTTGCTGGATCACAGCCTGTGGGCCTTGGCGCTGGGCGTGCTGGTGCTCGACGTGGCGCTGCAAGCGCTGCACGTGACGAATCAAACGATGATCTTCAGCATCAGCGCCCAGTCGCATAGCCGCCTGGTGGGCAGCTACATGATGTTCTACGCGGTGGGTAGCGGGCTGGGCGGCATTGCGTCCACGGCGGTGTACGCGCGCGCCGGCTGGCTGGGTGTGTGCGCGCTGGGCGCGGCCATCAGCGTGACGGCCTTGTTGTTCTGGGCGGCGACGTTGCCCCGCAAGGCATCGCCGCCGCCGTCGCGTCAGGGTTGTACCGCGTAGTCCTTGGACCCCAGCACCACGGCCGCCAGCCCCGGCGCCTGGGTCAGCTTGTGCAGCGCATAGGTCTGTGCGGTGGCGATCTTGGCCTGATGGAAGTCGGGGTCTTCCTGCTGGTGGTCCAGGCTGGCCAGCAGCGCACGGGCCATCTGCCAACCGGCCAGCGTCGTGCCGGCCAGCAGCAGATACGGCACGGCCGACCCGAAGACTGCGTTGGGCGCGCCCGCGGCGTTGGCCAGCACAAAGTCCACGACATTGGCCAGGGCCAGCCGCGCCTGCCGCAGTGGCTTGAGCACCAGGTTGGCGGCCAGCTCGCTGCGCGATTCCAGCTCGGTTTCGGTCTGGCGGATGGCCTCCAGCAGCGCATGCGCCACCGCGCCGCCGTCGCGCAAGGTCTTGCGGCCGACCAGGTCGTTGGCCTGGATGGCGGTGGTGCCTTCGTAGATGGTCAGGATGCGGGCGTCGCGGTAATACTGCGCCGCGCCGGTTTCCTCAATGAAGCCCATGCCGCCGTGCACCTGCACGCCCAGGCTGGTCACGTCCAGCGACATCTCGGTGCACCAGCCCTTCACGATGGGCACCAGGAATTCCTGGATGGCCAGATGACGCTTGCGCTCGTCGGCGTCGGGGCTGGCGTGGGCCAGGTCGGCGTGGCCCGCCGTCACGTAGGCCAGCGCGCGGCCCGCTTCGGTCAGCGCCCGCATGGTGCCCAGCATGCGGCGCACATCGGGGTGGTGGATGATGGTGACGGCATCGCGCGACGACCCGTCCACCGGGCGGCTTTGCACGCGGTCGTTGGCATAGGCCAGCGCGTGCTGGTAGGCACGGTCGGCAATGGCGATGCCTTGCACGCCCACCGCATAGCGCGCCGCGTTCATCATGATGAACATGGCGTCCAACCCGCGGTTTTCCTGGCCCACCAGATAGCCCAGCGCGCCGCCCGCATCGCCGAATTGCAAGGTGGCGGTGGGGCTGGCCTTGATGCCCAGCTTGTGTTCGATGGACACGCAGGTGACGTCGTTGCGCGCGCCCAGTGAGCCGTCTTCGTTGACCAGGAACTTGGGCACCAGGAACAGCGAAATGCCCTTGACGCCTTCGGGTGCGTCGGGCAACCGGGCCAGTACCAGGTGCAGGATGTTCTCGGTCAGGTCGTGGTCGCCGTAGGTGATGAAGATCTTGGTGCCGGATAGCCGGTACGTGCCGTCGCCCACCGGTTGCGCGCGCGTGCGGATCATGGCCAGGTCCGAGCCGGCTTGCGGTTCGGTCAGGTTCATGGTGCCGGTCCACTGGCCCGAGATCATGGGCCCGATGAAGCGCGTTTTCATTTCCGCCGAGCCGACGGTCAGCAAGGCTTCGATGGCGCCGTTGGTCAACAAGGGGCATAGCGCGAACGACAGATTGGCGGCGTTCAGCATTTCAGAGCAGGGCGACCCGATCAGGCCGGGCAAGCCCTGGCCACCGTATTGCACTGGATGCGACATGCCCTGCCAGCCCGCTTCGGTGTATTGGCGAAACGCCTGCTTGAAGCCGGGCGACGTGGTGACGGCGCCGTCGCGCCAGGTGCTGGGCTCTCGGTCGGCCGGGTGGTTCAGCGGGGCCAGCACTTCGGCCGCGAAATGCGCGGATTCTTCCAGCACGGCCTGTGCGGTGTCGGGCGTGGCCTCCTCGAAACCGGGCAGGGCGGCAACTTGCCGCAGGCCGGCCAGGTGGTTCAACACAAACAGCATGTCTTTCACGGGGGCTTGGTACGTCATGGCCGAAAAACTCCTTTGATGAAGGTGCCGGGCTGCCGGCGTTCAGGCGGCTTTGTTGGGGTCGGCCACATCAATGGCCTGCGTTGAGCCCACGGCGGCGCGCAGCTCGAATTTCTGGATCTTGCCGGTGGATGTCTTGGGCAGTTCTCCGAAGCGCACCGCGCGCGGCACCTTGAAGCCGGGCAACAGCAGTTTGCAGTGCGCGATGATCTCTTCGGCGGTGGCGCTGCAACCCGGTTTCAGTTCGACAAACGCGCAAGGCGTTTCGCCCCACTTCGGGTCGGGCATGGCCACGACGGCCACGGCTGCAACGGCGGGGTGCCGGTACAGCGCGTCTTCCACTTCAATGCTGGAGATGTTTTCGCCGCCGGAAATAATGATGTCCTTGCTGCGGTCCTTGATGCGCACGTACCCGTCCGCCGTCATCACGCCCAGGTCGCCGGTGTGAAACCAGCCGCCCGCGAAGGCGTCGTCGGTGGCGCGTTCGTTCTTCAGGTAGCCCTTCATGCAGATGTTGCCGCGGAACATGATTTCGCCCACGGTCTGTTCGTCGGCGGGCACTTCCTGCATGGTGTCGGGGTTGCGCACCGATACGCCGGCCTGCAAGTGGTAGCGCACGCCCTGGCGCGCGGTCAGCTGCGCACGGCGTTCGTCGTCCAGCGCGTCCCACGATTCCTGGCGGGCGCAGACGGCGGCCGGCCCGTAGACTTCGGTCAGCCCATAGACATGGGTCAGTTCAAAGCCGATGTCGCGCATCTTGGCGATGACGGCGGGCGCGGGCGCGGCGCCCGCGACCATGGTGCGCACGGTATGTGTGATGCCCGCGCGCATCTCGGCCGGCGCGTTGGCCAGCGCGCTTTGCACGATGGGCGCGCCGCAGTAATGCGTGACGCCTTCGGCGCGGATCAGGTCGAACAC
Coding sequences:
- a CDS encoding LysR family transcriptional regulator, which produces MNRFQEMSVFLAVAEAQSYAAAARRLEMSAPSVTRSVAALERRLGALLLVRTTRSLRLTEAGQRYAADCRRILEDVEQADDAAAGAMAVPRGALHVTAPAFFGELHVMPVVLGYLRAHRAVSVRTLLVDRVVNLLDEGVDVAVRIGALPDSTLTAVPVGHVRRVVCATPEFLRQHGEPQDPDALHRFCTITAAMEGRGAQWRFQQAGEPRRLNVESQLAVTSFQAAVLAACEGWGLTQVVSYQVARHLKSGALQVVLRDFELPPMPVHVVYPEGRRSSAKVRSFVEFCVQALRRDLAELPL
- a CDS encoding glutathione S-transferase family protein, whose protein sequence is MSAAPLTFYSFPLSGHAHRVALMLSLLNVPHQRVDVDLRGGEHKRPEFLALNAFGQVPVIDDNGTVVADSNAILVYLATRYDGQAWLPADPAGAAAVQRWLSVAAGPLASGPATARLITVFGAPYDVETTLARAHALLGVMNAELGTRAFLAGSRPTIADVACYAYVSHAPEGNVSLADYPHVRAWLDRIESLPGFVPMARTPAGLQAA
- a CDS encoding pyridoxamine 5'-phosphate oxidase family protein, with the protein product MIPTDTPLDDGLPWHAGERLLQARAGVAERMAQIGPKIVRDHMPDQHRAFFAQLPFLVIGTVDPQGDPWAGVLEGQPGFAMSPDPHTLRVTVMPDADDPVRAGLGPGQAVGLLGIELHTRRRNRMNGRIAAWDGKRFDVAVAQSFGNCPQYIQARDFHFSRSPAMRFAAALPETDQLDDAARALIQSADTFFVASYVDDDARGGRAVDVSHRGGKPGFVRVDGNVLTIPDFSGNRFFNTLGNLMANPRAGLVFVDFERGDLLQVSGRAEVVLDSPEIQSFAGAERLWRVHVRRVLRRPGALALRWQFGAYSPTALGTGQWPGQPG
- a CDS encoding helix-turn-helix domain-containing protein — encoded protein: MVKRTSLEGAACPVARSLDAIGDWWSLLIVRDAFDGVRRFGEFQKSLGVAKNILSDRLRTLVAHGILAVAPASDGSAYQEYVLTDKGRALFPVIVGLRQWGEDHYYGPAEAHSTLIDRKRGQAVRRLEIRAQDGRLLEPDDTVVQKTTPSPG
- a CDS encoding MFS transporter, with the protein product MLLAVACALSVANVYYAQPLLDAIGREFLLDEGAVGVVVSATQLGCAVALLFVVPLGDLLDRRRLMLAQLGLLVLALGAVAMSANTPWLLAGMVALGLLGTAMTQGLLALSAALAAPGERGRVVGAAQGGVVIGLLLARTVAGVVADAWGWRAVYVVSAAMAALLAWVLLRRLPRRRLPTATLSYWDLLRSMATLLATEPVLRVRGMIALLMFAAISVFWTALVLPLSAPPHSLSHAAVGGFGLVGVLGVLMAARAGRWADRGLGQRTTGAGLVLLCLAWAPIALLDHSLWALALGVLVLDVALQALHVTNQTMIFSISAQSHSRLVGSYMMFYAVGSGLGGIASTAVYARAGWLGVCALGAAISVTALLFWAATLPRKASPPPSRQGCTA